One segment of Arcanobacterium haemolyticum DSM 20595 DNA contains the following:
- a CDS encoding insulinase family protein, whose amino-acid sequence MTFTIQHLPMDRHETITFVEDGIVGQRTILPGGVRVLTEKVPGQRSVSAGFWVSAGSRDEQAGHEGSTHFLEHMLFKGTDTQSAADISALGDFLGVR is encoded by the coding sequence GTGACCTTCACGATCCAGCATTTGCCGATGGATAGGCATGAGACGATAACGTTCGTTGAGGATGGGATTGTTGGCCAGCGTACGATTTTGCCTGGTGGCGTCCGTGTTTTGACGGAGAAGGTTCCCGGCCAGCGCTCGGTTTCTGCTGGTTTTTGGGTGAGTGCCGGTTCGCGTGATGAACAGGCGGGGCACGAAGGCTCTACCCATTTTTTGGAGCACATGCTGTTTAAGGGCACTGATACGCAGAGTGCTGCTGATATTTCTGCGTTGGGTGATTTTTTGGGGGTACGTTGA
- a CDS encoding M16 family metallopeptidase produces the protein MNAATARQYTSYYGRVFAADLPQLMELLIDMLTRSTLDAGEMETERGVILEELAASEDDVTDVAEHALLPLVMGDHPLARPVGGTPKTVSGLRHDQMIDHYRMNYQPHEIIFTAVGDVDHRDFCELVQALLLGGGWVLNDDLLPAPRRRVADIVYPAIGGELRLERPGRQTAVALGWPGLTIDDDREHASMALELILGGGPSSRLFQEVREKRGLAYSTYAWQMNSAEGGAFLLEAQCQPENADDVAGIMTQCLDDIARRGVTQQEMLTAFNQRRAQLVFSSEANGFRRSRLGQSEIFRGDIWSIEHSLEASRKVTADQVQQLALEIIERPRSLVIAGPQAMR, from the coding sequence TTGAATGCTGCTACGGCGCGCCAGTACACTTCCTATTATGGGCGCGTTTTTGCGGCAGATTTGCCGCAGTTGATGGAGCTGCTTATCGATATGCTCACGCGTTCTACGTTGGATGCGGGGGAGATGGAGACTGAGCGTGGCGTGATTTTGGAGGAGTTGGCCGCGTCTGAAGATGACGTCACCGACGTTGCCGAGCACGCGTTGCTTCCGTTGGTGATGGGGGATCACCCGTTGGCACGCCCGGTTGGTGGTACGCCTAAGACGGTGAGTGGGTTGCGTCACGATCAGATGATCGATCACTACCGTATGAATTATCAGCCGCACGAGATCATTTTTACGGCAGTTGGCGATGTTGACCATCGTGATTTTTGCGAACTTGTTCAGGCTTTGTTGCTTGGTGGCGGTTGGGTTCTTAACGACGACCTTCTACCTGCGCCGCGCCGGCGTGTGGCAGATATTGTATATCCGGCTATTGGCGGCGAATTGCGCTTGGAGCGCCCGGGCCGGCAGACGGCCGTGGCGCTCGGGTGGCCGGGGCTGACGATTGACGATGATCGCGAACATGCGTCGATGGCGTTGGAGTTGATCTTGGGCGGCGGCCCGTCGTCGCGTCTCTTCCAGGAAGTCCGTGAGAAGCGTGGCTTGGCGTATTCTACGTATGCGTGGCAAATGAATTCTGCTGAAGGCGGGGCTTTTTTGTTGGAAGCGCAATGCCAGCCAGAAAACGCGGATGATGTTGCTGGAATCATGACACAGTGCTTGGATGATATCGCGCGCAGGGGCGTGACCCAGCAGGAGATGCTGACTGCGTTTAACCAGCGGCGTGCTCAACTCGTCTTTTCGTCGGAAGCAAATGGATTTAGGCGATCACGGCTGGGCCAATCAGAAATCTTCCGCGGCGATATCTGGTCCATTGAACATTCCTTGGAAGCATCGCGTAAGGTAACCGCTGACCAGGTACAGCAGCTTGCGCTAGAGATCATCGAACGCCCACGTTCACTCGTGATAGCTGGGCCGCAGGCCATGCGCTAA
- a CDS encoding MFS transporter, giving the protein MMDARTMNMKYVMFQASYWMVFCVCVGFISFYLQAMGLLDAQIGVATAIFCGLTFLMQPVLGNLSDHYSALTWKRVTFGLTAAYFLVCLVMIAVPHKLINVFLLGTLYFLGNLIAPFINSAHYHYSSRGYYINFGIARGAGSAAFAMLALIIGSVAQESGPRAIPVFGAAVSIILMLVTLWLPYLDSAPQGTGHHVPHSRVNVVNFLRKYPTFSMMLLAVLLMYFSHNLLSIFLLQVVQSLGGDSSHLGTALALQASVEIPVLFGFSLLMRYFAVKKLMLFAGFGYIVRALMYLASGSIPMLYATQFAQMCSFAILAAASVYYTGIYVEEADQTTGQAFMTSMMPASTVLASLTGGWILQYISMSAMLYFNLAVTLCAVVIAFLSVRMPDRRVFPGSGDVR; this is encoded by the coding sequence ATGATGGACGCACGTACGATGAACATGAAATATGTGATGTTCCAAGCCAGTTACTGGATGGTTTTTTGCGTTTGCGTTGGGTTCATTTCCTTCTATCTGCAGGCGATGGGATTGTTGGACGCGCAAATCGGGGTGGCTACCGCGATTTTTTGTGGTTTGACCTTCCTGATGCAGCCGGTGCTAGGAAATTTGAGTGACCATTATTCGGCCCTGACCTGGAAGCGCGTCACGTTCGGCCTAACCGCCGCATATTTCCTGGTGTGCCTGGTGATGATCGCGGTTCCGCACAAGCTGATCAACGTGTTTTTGCTTGGCACGCTGTATTTCTTAGGTAACCTGATCGCGCCGTTCATAAACAGTGCCCACTATCATTATTCGAGCCGCGGCTACTATATTAATTTTGGTATTGCGCGCGGGGCGGGTTCGGCAGCTTTCGCGATGCTTGCACTGATTATCGGTAGTGTGGCACAAGAATCGGGGCCGCGAGCAATCCCGGTGTTCGGTGCGGCCGTATCGATCATCCTCATGCTCGTAACCCTCTGGCTCCCTTACTTGGATTCGGCCCCACAGGGTACAGGCCATCATGTGCCTCATTCGCGCGTGAACGTGGTGAACTTTTTGCGTAAGTACCCAACATTTTCCATGATGCTACTGGCAGTGCTTCTCATGTATTTCTCCCATAATTTGTTGAGCATTTTTCTTCTCCAAGTGGTGCAATCGTTAGGTGGGGATAGTTCGCATTTGGGCACGGCGCTGGCGCTCCAGGCATCAGTAGAAATCCCGGTGTTATTTGGTTTTTCGTTGCTGATGCGCTATTTCGCGGTGAAGAAGTTGATGCTGTTTGCGGGCTTTGGTTATATCGTTCGTGCGCTCATGTATCTTGCTTCTGGCAGTATCCCGATGCTGTATGCCACGCAGTTCGCACAGATGTGTAGTTTTGCGATTCTTGCGGCTGCTTCTGTGTACTACACGGGGATTTACGTTGAGGAAGCAGATCAGACCACGGGCCAAGCGTTTATGACCAGCATGATGCCCGCATCTACCGTGTTAGCTTCCTTGACTGGCGGCTGGATTTTGCAGTACATAAGCATGAGTGCGATGTTGTATTTTAACCTCGCGGTGACGTTGTGCGCTGTGGTTATCGCATTTTTGTCAGTTCGGATGCCTGATAGAAGAGTCTTTCCAGGCTCTGGTGACGTAAGATAG